One genomic segment of Gemmatimonadota bacterium includes these proteins:
- a CDS encoding N-6 DNA methylase, producing MSAPSPTARHTALVHRLGGAACVLPVPASHEALLEVGEFAGLPCWSGTADGTESRRLARLLARRGALGLLFTDHPAGSACFITVTIEPVRVIALAPRDDDPLPLRRLARLAAHGTGGALDTALRCAEALDVDAAGRRTFAAMRDLLDDAIARLPARVAAESRHAWALLQLTRLLFLRFVESEGWLDGDLDFLAHRFEDCLARGRDPQRALLAPLFFGTLNRPIAARSRLARSFGHIPFLNGGLFEPHPLEKRLAMHLPVDFWRRAVEQLVLRTEVTLDHDELDGRVTPEMLGRVFEGVMAPEERKRDGTFFTPPALVRALLREALIPHLAHRLSRRESDVRDAIDAPDAALRAAMRSTTVLDPAVGSGAFLVGALDLLHGPGPRDRRLVHRLVTRRLFGIDRNPAAVRLTEMRLWLEVLRATRGSTADRVRPLPNLDAAIRAGDALLDPELPPLGTRLVQRLRSAQLRVAGAHGNEKRARVRALQRAEAAALVEALGEREASLDHAIRDLVFAQRAPSLFGDVTPLRAADRLQLTALHDAHRAVRRELRRVASGTAALPFALTTAFAPVLSVRGGFDLVVGNPPWVRAERIPVDTRRALAARYRWWRTTRTAGYAHAPDLSVAFVERAMSLLAPEGTLALLVPAKLSTATYATAARAALGQRHTLHVVADLGDDPRAGFDATTYPLALIASKPVAPPTQQVRLGLDGEADHHAQSAWATEGPWLLTTPDAHALARRLALRHDVLASVFPPQLGVKTGVNAAFVDPPIALAEWCRAAVRGRDVRAFAARPTQRLLWPADAHGEPWARLPPPVAEHLRPFSDRLRRRSDFRDGPWWRLFRVRAATAAYRVVWGDLAPCLEAATLLDPAAIPLNSCYVLALPDAPTSHAIAAWLNSAPIRAMARLSAEPAAGGAARFGARTVGQVPWVAAALHHPLLRRPLTDTGEADAIDDVVADLLGLDHHDRTALAPLAARRR from the coding sequence ATGTCAGCCCCCTCCCCCACTGCCCGACACACCGCGCTCGTTCACCGGCTTGGTGGCGCGGCCTGCGTCCTCCCGGTTCCTGCCTCCCATGAGGCATTGCTCGAAGTCGGAGAGTTCGCCGGCCTCCCCTGTTGGAGCGGCACGGCAGATGGCACCGAGAGTCGACGACTGGCGCGACTGCTCGCCCGACGCGGCGCGCTTGGCCTCCTCTTCACCGACCATCCTGCCGGGAGCGCTTGCTTCATTACCGTCACCATCGAGCCGGTGCGCGTCATCGCCCTCGCGCCACGCGACGACGATCCGCTGCCATTGCGGCGCCTCGCGAGGTTGGCGGCGCATGGCACGGGCGGCGCGCTCGACACGGCGCTCCGCTGTGCCGAGGCGCTCGACGTCGATGCGGCCGGCCGACGGACCTTCGCCGCGATGCGCGACCTGCTCGACGACGCCATCGCACGCCTTCCGGCGCGAGTGGCAGCCGAGTCGCGCCACGCGTGGGCGTTGCTCCAGCTCACCCGACTCCTCTTCCTGCGCTTCGTCGAGAGCGAGGGATGGCTCGACGGCGATCTCGATTTCCTCGCGCATCGCTTCGAGGATTGCCTGGCTCGCGGACGCGATCCTCAGCGAGCATTGCTGGCGCCGCTCTTCTTCGGGACGCTGAACCGGCCGATCGCCGCGCGTTCCCGCCTCGCCCGGAGCTTCGGCCACATTCCGTTCCTGAATGGCGGGCTCTTCGAGCCGCATCCGCTCGAGAAGCGCCTGGCGATGCACCTCCCCGTCGACTTCTGGCGGCGTGCCGTGGAGCAGCTCGTGCTCCGGACAGAAGTCACCCTCGATCACGACGAGCTCGATGGACGCGTCACGCCGGAGATGCTCGGCCGCGTCTTCGAAGGCGTCATGGCACCGGAGGAGCGCAAGCGCGACGGGACCTTCTTCACGCCGCCGGCACTGGTGCGTGCCCTGCTGCGCGAGGCGTTGATCCCGCACCTCGCCCACCGACTCTCCCGCCGCGAATCGGACGTCCGGGACGCCATCGACGCCCCCGATGCGGCGCTCCGCGCTGCGATGCGGAGCACCACGGTGCTCGACCCGGCGGTCGGCTCCGGTGCCTTTCTCGTCGGTGCCCTCGATCTCCTGCATGGCCCGGGGCCGCGAGACCGTCGCCTCGTGCATCGCCTGGTCACCCGGCGACTCTTCGGCATCGACCGGAATCCTGCCGCGGTGCGGTTGACCGAGATGCGCCTCTGGCTCGAGGTGCTGCGCGCCACGCGAGGTTCCACGGCCGATCGGGTCCGGCCCCTCCCGAATCTCGACGCCGCCATTCGTGCGGGCGACGCCCTGCTCGACCCCGAACTGCCGCCGCTCGGCACCAGACTGGTGCAGCGTCTCCGGTCGGCGCAGCTCCGCGTGGCCGGTGCCCATGGCAACGAGAAGCGCGCGCGGGTGCGTGCGCTGCAGCGCGCCGAGGCCGCCGCCCTGGTGGAGGCGTTGGGAGAGCGGGAAGCGTCGCTGGATCACGCGATTCGTGATCTCGTCTTTGCGCAACGTGCACCGAGTCTCTTCGGCGATGTCACGCCACTGCGGGCCGCCGACCGCCTGCAACTCACGGCATTGCATGACGCGCATCGTGCCGTCCGGCGCGAACTTCGGCGGGTCGCCTCGGGCACGGCCGCGCTCCCCTTTGCCCTGACCACCGCCTTCGCGCCGGTGCTCTCGGTGCGTGGCGGCTTCGACCTGGTTGTCGGCAATCCACCGTGGGTGCGAGCCGAACGAATCCCGGTCGATACGCGGCGAGCGCTCGCCGCGCGCTATCGCTGGTGGCGCACCACGCGCACCGCGGGGTATGCACACGCACCGGATCTTTCGGTGGCCTTCGTCGAACGGGCCATGTCGCTGCTGGCACCGGAGGGGACGCTGGCGCTGCTCGTACCGGCAAAGCTCTCGACCGCGACCTACGCGACCGCCGCCCGCGCGGCGCTTGGCCAGCGACACACGCTGCACGTGGTGGCCGACCTCGGCGACGACCCGCGCGCCGGCTTCGATGCCACCACCTATCCGCTGGCGTTGATTGCATCGAAGCCTGTCGCTCCTCCGACCCAACAGGTCCGGCTCGGTCTTGACGGTGAGGCCGACCACCACGCGCAATCGGCGTGGGCCACCGAGGGCCCCTGGCTGCTGACCACACCCGATGCGCACGCACTGGCGCGCCGACTGGCGCTGCGTCACGACGTCCTGGCCTCGGTGTTTCCCCCGCAACTCGGCGTCAAGACGGGTGTCAACGCCGCCTTCGTTGATCCGCCGATCGCGCTCGCCGAGTGGTGTCGTGCCGCGGTGCGGGGGCGCGATGTGCGCGCCTTCGCGGCGCGCCCGACGCAACGGCTGCTCTGGCCGGCCGATGCCCACGGCGAGCCGTGGGCGCGACTGCCGCCGCCGGTCGCCGAGCACCTGCGCCCATTCAGCGACCGCCTCCGGCGGCGGAGTGATTTTCGCGACGGCCCCTGGTGGCGTCTCTTCCGGGTACGCGCCGCCACGGCGGCGTACCGAGTCGTTTGGGGAGATCTCGCGCCATGCCTGGAGGCGGCCACGCTCCTCGACCCTGCCGCCATTCCCCTCAACAGCTGCTACGTCCTCGCCCTGCCCGATGCGCCCACCTCGCACGCCATCGCGGCCTGGCTCAACAGCGCACCCATTCGTGCGATGGCCAGGTTGTCCGCCGAGCCAGCCGCCGGTGGCGCCGCACGCTTCGGCGCCCGCACCGTCGGCCAGGTACCCTGGGTCGCGGCAGCCCTGCACCATCCGCTGCTCCGGCGCCCACTCACCGACACGGGGGAAGCCGACGCGATTGACGACGTCGTCGCCGACCTGTTGGGACTCGACCATCATGACCGCACCGCCCTCGCCCCGCTGGCCGCGCGTCGTCGCTGA
- a CDS encoding glycosyltransferase, translated as MIAEWWPGLAWALPFAGVVPLAKRSPDLALVPSVDGILVSIIIPARNESAIIEKVVRSILASRYTPFELLVVDDRSTDDTGAKVAAIAATEPRLRLIDGAELPMGWLGKPWACHQGAAAATGRYLLFTDADTEHAPALLGHAIGAMERDAPDLLTLITHQRCVTFWERIIMPQIWVPLGFRYPPSRVNRATKPHQLVANGQFILVRRTAYDEIGGHASVQGEVVEDLALAQTFLRAGKRLRLMFGDTLIATRMYRTLGELIEGWSKNLYLGTRQSAGNRPLLRAFAPWSLVVALLFWLVPLAALALGMATAAAKVAIGISLLFWAMITFGMQIPIRYALGYPLGALMAIGITLRSIGRGAKRVEWRGRTYQVGEPL; from the coding sequence ATGATCGCCGAGTGGTGGCCCGGCCTGGCCTGGGCGCTTCCCTTTGCCGGGGTCGTGCCACTCGCGAAGCGATCGCCTGACCTGGCACTCGTCCCGTCGGTCGACGGCATCCTGGTGTCGATCATCATCCCCGCCCGCAATGAATCCGCGATCATCGAGAAGGTGGTGCGCTCGATCCTCGCGAGCCGCTACACTCCATTCGAATTGCTGGTCGTCGACGATCGCTCCACCGATGACACCGGGGCGAAGGTCGCGGCGATCGCGGCGACCGAGCCGCGACTCCGCCTGATCGATGGCGCCGAGTTGCCGATGGGATGGCTCGGCAAACCGTGGGCGTGTCACCAGGGAGCAGCGGCCGCGACCGGACGCTATCTCCTCTTCACCGACGCCGACACCGAGCACGCGCCCGCACTGCTCGGCCACGCCATCGGGGCAATGGAGCGGGACGCGCCCGACCTGCTCACGCTGATCACGCACCAGCGCTGCGTCACCTTCTGGGAGCGGATCATCATGCCCCAGATCTGGGTGCCGCTCGGTTTCCGCTATCCGCCGTCGCGCGTCAATCGCGCCACCAAGCCGCATCAGCTGGTCGCGAACGGCCAGTTCATTTTGGTGCGCCGCACGGCGTACGACGAGATCGGCGGCCACGCCTCGGTGCAGGGCGAGGTGGTCGAGGATCTCGCGTTGGCGCAGACGTTTCTCCGCGCCGGCAAGCGGCTCCGATTGATGTTTGGCGACACCCTCATCGCGACGCGGATGTATCGCACCCTCGGCGAGCTCATCGAGGGGTGGTCGAAGAACCTCTACCTCGGCACCCGGCAGTCGGCGGGCAATCGCCCGCTGCTGCGCGCCTTCGCGCCGTGGTCACTGGTCGTGGCGCTGCTCTTCTGGCTGGTGCCGCTCGCGGCGCTGGCGCTCGGGATGGCGACGGCCGCGGCGAAGGTGGCCATTGGCATCTCGCTGCTCTTCTGGGCGATGATCACCTTCGGCATGCAGATTCCCATCCGCTACGCGCTCGGCTACCCGCTGGGCGCGCTCATGGCGATCGGGATCACCCTGCGGTCGATTGGACGTGGTGCGAAGCGGGTGGAATGGCGTGGGCGGACGTACCAGGTGGGCGAGCCACTGTAG
- a CDS encoding LD-carboxypeptidase encodes MQQQPILPPRLGPGARIALVAPSGPLLERDDRTRAEALCRALGFDPVVLPHAERAYGYLAGTDEERLTDLNAALTSPEYDAVWCLRGGDGMNRIVAGVDFAGFARAPKAVIGFSDITVLLLALWRETGVVSFHGPVAREPMPAFARRSFEAVLTRAAPAGAFELPALPADVLLPQDGRVVTLASGRAEGRLVGGNLTLLQSLIGTRYAADLRGAILFLEDVNEDLYRIDRMLAHLRLAGVLAGVAGVAIGQFTDCRRATPDGGLGLDAVLSTYFVPLGVPVVMGLPIGHIPAQWTMPVGVRASLDADTGALALLEAAVR; translated from the coding sequence ATGCAACAACAGCCGATCCTCCCGCCGCGGCTCGGCCCCGGGGCACGCATCGCCCTGGTGGCGCCGTCGGGTCCGTTGCTGGAGCGTGACGACCGCACCCGTGCCGAGGCGCTCTGCCGTGCACTCGGCTTCGACCCCGTGGTGCTGCCCCACGCCGAACGCGCCTACGGCTACCTCGCCGGAACGGACGAAGAGCGATTGACCGACCTGAATGCCGCGCTGACGAGTCCCGAGTACGATGCCGTCTGGTGCCTCCGCGGCGGCGACGGGATGAATCGCATCGTGGCGGGCGTCGACTTCGCGGGCTTCGCGCGCGCACCAAAGGCGGTGATCGGATTTTCGGACATCACGGTGCTGCTGCTGGCGCTCTGGCGCGAGACCGGCGTCGTCTCCTTTCATGGGCCCGTGGCGCGGGAACCGATGCCGGCATTTGCCCGGCGCAGCTTTGAGGCCGTGCTCACGCGGGCGGCGCCCGCTGGTGCCTTCGAATTGCCGGCGCTGCCAGCCGACGTCTTACTCCCGCAGGACGGACGCGTGGTCACGCTCGCGTCCGGCCGCGCGGAGGGCCGCCTCGTGGGTGGCAATCTGACGCTCCTGCAGTCGCTCATCGGCACGCGCTACGCCGCCGATCTTCGCGGCGCCATTCTCTTCCTCGAGGACGTCAACGAGGATCTCTATCGCATCGACCGGATGCTCGCGCATCTCCGACTCGCGGGCGTGCTCGCCGGCGTCGCCGGCGTGGCCATCGGTCAGTTCACCGATTGTCGCCGGGCAACGCCCGATGGCGGGCTCGGACTCGACGCCGTCCTCAGCACCTACTTCGTGCCGCTCGGCGTCCCGGTCGTGATGGGGCTGCCGATCGGACACATCCCCGCGCAGTGGACCATGCCCGTCGGCGTGCGCGCGTCGCTCGATGCAGACACGGGCGCGCTCGCGCTGCTCGAGGCCGCGGTCCGCTGA
- a CDS encoding dienelactone hydrolase family protein encodes MATPTLTQHQLEGALGEILVDVRAASRATAQPAVMLLHGFKGFKDYAFLPVFAERLARAGFVAITASVSGAGVDAAGDFTRTERFASNTYSMELDDLERVVGALHRGELQVAPPTSIGVVGHSRGGGMALLLARETPAVAAVVTWAGIGKVRRHTDAELEAWQRLGTITILHQRLRIRLPLHYDVVADCLAHEDGRLNIPEAARTLGRPWLQVHGTADTTVTLAEANALAEHAGDALTVRLILEDADHTFGTRHPWGGASPAMDEVFDATTRFLARHLR; translated from the coding sequence ATGGCCACTCCGACCTTGACCCAACATCAACTGGAAGGCGCACTCGGCGAGATTCTCGTCGATGTGCGCGCCGCCTCACGCGCCACCGCCCAACCGGCGGTGATGCTGTTGCATGGCTTCAAGGGATTCAAGGACTACGCCTTTCTCCCGGTCTTCGCCGAACGGCTGGCGCGCGCCGGCTTCGTGGCCATCACCGCCTCGGTGAGCGGAGCGGGTGTCGATGCGGCGGGTGACTTCACGCGGACCGAGCGATTCGCCTCCAACACGTACTCGATGGAACTCGACGATCTCGAACGCGTCGTCGGGGCGCTCCATCGGGGCGAGTTGCAGGTCGCGCCACCGACATCGATCGGTGTCGTGGGCCATTCGCGTGGTGGCGGCATGGCATTGCTGCTGGCCCGCGAGACACCGGCAGTGGCCGCGGTCGTCACCTGGGCCGGGATCGGCAAGGTGCGTCGGCACACCGACGCCGAACTGGAGGCGTGGCAGCGCCTCGGCACCATCACCATCCTGCATCAGCGACTCCGCATCCGCTTGCCGCTGCATTACGACGTGGTGGCCGATTGCCTGGCCCACGAGGATGGCAGGCTGAATATCCCCGAGGCGGCGCGGACGCTCGGTCGGCCGTGGCTGCAGGTGCACGGCACCGCAGACACGACGGTGACATTGGCCGAAGCCAACGCGCTGGCGGAGCATGCCGGCGATGCGTTGACGGTGCGACTCATCCTGGAGGACGCCGATCACACCTTCGGTACCAGGCATCCGTGGGGCGGTGCGTCGCCGGCGATGGACGAGGTGTTCGACGCGACCACCCGCTTCCTTGCGCGGCACCTCCGCTAG
- a CDS encoding CoA pyrophosphatase, protein MSALLDRLFAELAQQPPVRVDLPEHPHAAVALLLAPDPDRLLLIRRAERVGDPWSGQLALPGGRREAHDVDLLHTAIRETAEETGLQLDRQWHRADLDDLAPMTPVLPPIVVRPFAFQLAEALAPGLSAEVAGVAWVPLATLAAPEAYRDAEIDVRGVPRIVRGYHLEDGLLWGMTERIVTPVVARWRKLSGR, encoded by the coding sequence GTGTCGGCGCTGCTCGATCGCCTCTTCGCCGAGCTGGCGCAGCAGCCACCGGTTCGTGTCGATCTCCCCGAGCATCCACACGCGGCGGTGGCACTCCTCCTTGCGCCGGATCCTGATCGCCTCCTGCTGATCCGGCGCGCGGAGCGGGTCGGCGATCCGTGGTCGGGGCAGCTGGCGTTGCCGGGTGGGCGTCGGGAAGCGCACGACGTCGACCTGCTGCACACGGCGATTCGCGAGACCGCGGAAGAGACGGGCTTGCAGCTCGATCGGCAGTGGCATCGCGCCGACCTCGACGATCTCGCCCCGATGACACCCGTCCTGCCGCCAATCGTGGTGCGTCCCTTCGCGTTTCAGCTCGCGGAGGCCCTCGCCCCGGGACTCAGTGCCGAGGTGGCGGGCGTGGCGTGGGTCCCGCTCGCGACGCTCGCCGCTCCGGAAGCCTATCGCGATGCCGAGATCGACGTCCGGGGTGTGCCGCGCATCGTCCGGGGCTATCACCTCGAGGACGGGCTGCTCTGGGGGATGACGGAACGAATCGTCACGCCAGTCGTTGCGCGGTGGCGAAAGCTCAGCGGAAGGTAA
- a CDS encoding metal-dependent transcriptional regulator → MTKFNPRDLTISGEDYLKAIYQLSEAGSPATTTGIAEALALTAPSVSGMVKRLADAGLLEHLPYKGVTLTAAGRQAALRMLRRHRLIEAYLVSFLGYGWDTVHDEAERLEHAVSDDLVNRMAEALGHPTVDPHGDPIPSADGLVVEVSSTPLPDVPVGATVVIARVDSGSAERLRWLAEAGLVPGATITVVAQQPFSGPITLQLGDADRIVGRDLAGHLLCTMAEDAR, encoded by the coding sequence ATGACGAAATTCAATCCTCGTGACCTCACAATTTCCGGTGAGGACTACCTCAAGGCCATCTACCAGCTCTCCGAGGCAGGTTCTCCGGCCACCACCACCGGGATTGCCGAGGCCCTGGCGCTGACCGCGCCCTCGGTGAGCGGGATGGTGAAGCGGTTGGCCGACGCCGGGTTGTTGGAGCACCTCCCGTACAAGGGGGTGACCCTGACAGCGGCCGGGCGTCAGGCCGCCCTCCGGATGTTGCGCCGGCACCGCCTGATCGAGGCTTACCTGGTCTCCTTCCTGGGCTACGGCTGGGACACCGTCCACGACGAAGCGGAACGGCTGGAGCACGCCGTCTCCGATGACCTCGTGAACCGTATGGCCGAGGCGCTTGGGCACCCCACCGTCGACCCACATGGCGATCCGATCCCCTCGGCCGACGGCCTGGTGGTCGAGGTGTCATCGACGCCCCTGCCTGACGTGCCCGTGGGCGCCACGGTGGTGATTGCCCGGGTCGATTCGGGATCGGCCGAGCGACTGCGCTGGTTGGCGGAGGCGGGACTGGTTCCTGGGGCGACGATCACCGTGGTGGCACAGCAGCCCTTCAGCGGCCCGATCACCCTGCAACTCGGCGACGCCGACCGGATCGTCGGGCGCGACCTCGCGGGGCACCTGCTCTGCACCATGGCGGAGGACGCCCGATGA
- a CDS encoding Nramp family divalent metal transporter yields MPGPDDGWRLTRTTRSLPESHHSVHVPEGAPWWRKALAFAGPGYMVAVGYMDPGNWATDLAGGARFGYTLLSVILMSNLMAMLLQTFAVKLGIVTGRDLAQACRDHFSRPVSFVLWILCEIAIAACDLAEVIGSAIALNLLFGIPLVYGVVLTALDVLLILMLQQKGFRWLEAFVIAMVATIGVCFAAEMWFSRPEMAGILKGLVPTAQIVTNPAMLYIAMGILGATVMPHNLYLHSAIVQTRKVSNTPEAKREAIKWGTIDSTVALFLAFLINAAILILSAATFHGTAHEGVADIGDAHALLSPLLGTTLASTLFAVALLASGQNSTVTGTLAGQIVMEGFLDIRLPAWLRRLITRLIAIVPAVIVTAMYGEHGAGSLLILSQVILSLQLSFAVIPLVWFTSSKAKMGSFVNRPLTIAVGWSVAIVIAVLNIWLLIGTVREWAA; encoded by the coding sequence ATGCCCGGCCCCGATGACGGCTGGCGCCTCACCCGCACCACGCGCTCGCTCCCCGAGTCCCACCACAGTGTCCACGTCCCCGAGGGCGCCCCGTGGTGGCGCAAGGCACTGGCCTTCGCCGGGCCGGGGTACATGGTGGCGGTCGGCTACATGGATCCGGGCAACTGGGCCACCGACCTCGCCGGTGGCGCGCGCTTCGGCTACACGCTGCTCAGCGTCATCCTGATGTCGAACCTGATGGCGATGCTGCTGCAGACCTTCGCGGTCAAGCTCGGGATCGTGACCGGGCGCGACCTGGCGCAGGCGTGTCGCGATCACTTCTCGCGCCCCGTCTCCTTCGTGCTCTGGATCCTCTGCGAGATCGCGATCGCCGCGTGCGACCTCGCCGAGGTGATCGGGTCGGCGATCGCACTGAATCTCCTCTTCGGGATACCGCTGGTCTACGGCGTGGTCCTCACCGCGCTCGACGTGCTCCTGATCCTGATGCTGCAGCAGAAAGGATTCCGCTGGCTGGAGGCCTTCGTGATCGCGATGGTCGCCACGATCGGCGTCTGCTTCGCGGCGGAGATGTGGTTCTCGCGGCCAGAGATGGCGGGCATCCTGAAGGGGCTGGTCCCGACCGCGCAGATCGTCACCAATCCGGCGATGCTCTACATCGCGATGGGGATCCTCGGCGCGACCGTGATGCCGCACAACCTCTACCTGCACTCCGCCATCGTCCAGACGCGGAAGGTGTCCAACACCCCGGAGGCAAAGCGCGAGGCGATCAAGTGGGGCACCATCGACTCGACTGTCGCGCTCTTCCTGGCCTTCCTGATCAACGCGGCGATCCTGATCCTCTCGGCAGCCACCTTCCATGGCACCGCCCACGAAGGCGTCGCCGACATCGGTGATGCCCACGCGCTGCTCTCGCCACTGCTCGGCACTACGCTCGCCTCGACGCTCTTTGCCGTGGCGCTGCTGGCATCCGGCCAGAACTCCACCGTGACCGGGACGCTCGCCGGGCAGATCGTCATGGAGGGCTTCCTCGACATCCGCCTTCCGGCGTGGTTGCGGCGACTGATCACCCGCCTGATCGCCATCGTGCCGGCCGTGATCGTGACGGCGATGTATGGCGAGCACGGCGCGGGGAGCCTGTTGATCCTGTCGCAGGTGATCCTCTCGCTGCAGCTCTCCTTCGCGGTGATCCCGCTGGTCTGGTTCACGTCGTCGAAGGCGAAGATGGGCAGCTTCGTGAATCGCCCGCTGACGATCGCGGTGGGGTGGAGCGTGGCGATCGTGATCGCCGTGCTCAACATCTGGCTGCTGATCGGCACGGTGCGCGAATGGGCGGCGTAA
- a CDS encoding transporter: MGGVTRRVVVALLLGAAPLAAQARAPIETDRPDFTESSATIPKGRWQLETGYTVQRAQGTTHSLPESLLRAGISSRAELRLSQNLSATGGSLSFEDLTVGAKLALGSQRGMLPELALLVQTTLPTGGSQVTATTMLPSAVLLAGWELGGRWSVGGSAIAGREVDNHLELAGSAVVGYTLTDRWRSYAEVFTIQPVSGNGGERGESYLNGGLAHLVTPMVQVDVRFGAGIGGSSARYFGGVGLSLGW; this comes from the coding sequence ATGGGCGGCGTAACCCGGCGGGTGGTCGTGGCCCTGCTGCTTGGTGCGGCACCGCTCGCGGCGCAGGCACGCGCACCAATCGAGACCGACCGGCCCGACTTCACCGAGTCGAGTGCCACGATTCCGAAGGGGCGCTGGCAGCTCGAGACGGGGTATACCGTCCAGCGTGCGCAGGGAACGACGCATTCGCTGCCGGAGTCCTTGCTGCGGGCCGGCATCAGCTCGCGTGCGGAGCTCCGACTCTCCCAGAATCTTTCGGCGACCGGGGGATCACTCTCCTTCGAGGACCTCACCGTTGGCGCGAAGCTCGCTCTCGGGAGCCAGCGGGGCATGCTCCCCGAGCTCGCCCTGCTGGTCCAGACCACCCTGCCGACGGGGGGCTCGCAGGTGACCGCCACCACGATGCTGCCCAGCGCCGTGCTGCTCGCGGGGTGGGAACTGGGTGGCCGGTGGTCGGTCGGCGGGAGCGCCATCGCCGGCCGCGAAGTCGACAATCACCTCGAACTGGCGGGCTCGGCGGTCGTGGGCTACACCCTGACCGATCGGTGGCGCAGCTACGCCGAGGTCTTCACGATCCAGCCCGTGTCGGGCAATGGTGGCGAGCGGGGCGAGTCGTACCTGAACGGGGGCCTGGCGCACCTCGTCACGCCGATGGTGCAGGTCGACGTGCGCTTCGGGGCTGGGATCGGTGGAAGTTCCGCACGCTACTTTGGCGGGGTGGGGCTCTCGCTCGGCTGGTAA
- a CDS encoding FtsX-like permease family protein, protein MLRRVASCLILLTVLWTGHAAAQRIGIAIEQRLADASGLSVGDTLSVSSPNGGARRAAVVAAIVEPRADPATILRKEYRVRFHLADLAELLGQPDRIDRAAILLQPGVNPDTARVLLGRTAFGYELHGTADLASSSSTTFLVVSRFHRAIAIISVLASAIFLLCLMLLKVDARRQDVAMLRFIGISRRTVFIALLLEAGVIAAVGGVLGIGIAAIASAAVNAFYQQTFATTLIFSLLTWRTILEAALLGLVLGLGAGALAAWRLVRLPPLVLWGRAG, encoded by the coding sequence ATGCTCCGCCGCGTCGCCTCCTGCCTCATCCTCCTCACGGTCCTCTGGACCGGCCATGCTGCGGCGCAACGAATCGGGATCGCCATCGAACAGCGCCTGGCCGACGCGAGCGGCCTGTCGGTGGGAGACACCCTCTCGGTCTCGAGTCCGAACGGCGGTGCCCGCCGCGCTGCGGTGGTCGCCGCGATCGTCGAGCCGCGCGCCGACCCGGCCACGATCCTCCGGAAGGAATATCGCGTCCGCTTCCATCTGGCCGACCTCGCCGAGCTGCTCGGCCAGCCGGACCGGATCGATCGCGCCGCCATCCTGCTGCAGCCGGGCGTCAATCCGGATACCGCGCGCGTGCTGCTGGGTCGGACCGCCTTCGGCTACGAGCTGCACGGAACGGCGGATCTCGCGTCGAGCTCTTCAACCACCTTCCTCGTCGTTTCGCGCTTTCATCGCGCCATCGCCATCATCTCGGTGCTCGCGTCGGCGATCTTCCTGCTCTGCCTGATGCTGCTCAAGGTTGACGCACGCCGGCAGGACGTGGCAATGCTCCGCTTCATCGGCATCTCGCGCCGTACGGTCTTCATCGCGCTGCTGTTGGAGGCGGGCGTCATCGCCGCCGTCGGCGGGGTGCTCGGGATCGGCATCGCTGCCATCGCGAGTGCCGCGGTGAACGCCTTCTACCAGCAGACCTTTGCCACCACGCTGATCTTCTCGCTCCTCACCTGGCGGACCATCCTCGAGGCCGCGTTGCTCGGGCTGGTGCTCGGCCTCGGTGCCGGCGCGCTCGCCGCGTGGCGCCTGGTGCGCCTGCCGCCGCTGGTGCTGTGGGGGCGGGCCGGATGA